cagcagtgcaggagggttcctttgaccccacaccctttccagcatttgctgctgttaccttttctgatgtatgacattctcacaggagtgaagtgatatctcattgttgtcttgatttgcatttctctgacaatcagagacttggagcattttttcatgtgtttctcggccttttggatctcttctgtggtgaatattctgtccaagtcgtccccccatttttggatggggttatttgttgtcttgttgttgagtctggcaagctctttatatatgttggttattaaactcttatctgatgtatggcatgtaaagatcttctcccattctgtgaggggtctcttggtttgggtagtggtttcttttgctgtgaagaagctttttaatttgatgtagtcccataggtttatacttgctttagtcttccttgtaattggattcgtttcattgaaaatgtctttaaaatttatgcggaaaaaaagttctgccaatattttcctctaagtatctgatagtttctggtctaacatctaagtccttgatccacttggaatttacttttgtatttggtgaaatacagtgactcagtttcattcttctgcatgtttcaatccattgtttccaacaccatttgtttaagagactctgctttccccatgtaatagtctgggcccctttgtcaaagattaggtgtccataggtatggggcctcatttctgggctctcaattctattccactggtcagtgtgcctgttcatgttccagtaccaagcagttttgatgacaatggccctataatacagtttgaaatctgggagtgtgatgcctctggttctgttcttttttctcaagattgttttggcaattctaggtcttttctggttccagataaacatttgtagcattttttctattctcctaaaaaatgtgcttgggatcttgatggggatagcattaaaattgtagatggctctgggtaatatattcattttgatgatgttattattattattaccgttGTTATCGTTAATCTCAGCATCAACTGCATTTggttattggtggtgctgggaattaacctgggtcctctcacatGTTAAGCCTTGTGCACTCCTATTGGGCATCTCCTCATGCTGAGATTAGAACTTGAAAGAATTACACACTTCTCATAACAAGCTTGGGAAGAAAATGGCAATGGAAGTTCTCTGAGAATTTCCCCTTTGCCATACATTGGTGTGCTTGCCTTTATGCCTTTGCCTACTTGTAGTTAAGTGAGTTCTTTAAAAATCCACAGGTGAgtattcaggtgattttttttttcatcattgctTTAATTTCTTATCCGGAGAATGACGTGCTCAGCATAACATAGGTCAGAggctctgctctctttctctcttgtgagatcaatcaactttttaaaaatgcgtATTTTTTCTCTCACACTAGTGCTAGAATACAAAATCTGCATGGAAATTATAGTATAAAATTGTTGAgtgtattatatttactgtttagtGCGTTTTAGTATAAACATGTTTTAATGTCATTTGGTAATCCATATTTCAAATTCAGTAATATACACTAGACTTCATTTATGTGTTCACATGGTTTTTGTTCCTGTCACTTTAACTACAGTTAAACAGTTAACTTCTTTGCTGTGCCAGGATGACACTGAGGGAAATAACcttgtgctatggtgtctctctctcttcctgtctctgtttgAATGAAAAATCTCAGTGAtgtgtaaattaattaattaataagagtTGAGGATTAAGACATTAAAATTACAAGAAATTTATAATATATTGCAATTTATTACAACTATGCCCATTGGTATAAGAAAATCCACATGCCAGTTCTTCTGTAGGAAactactctttttctttctctttattgggggattaatgttttacagtcaacagtaaaatacaatagcttgtacatgcataacattacaacctccactaggtcctcctctgcccgtgttccaggacctgaatcctcctctCTAcatcagagccttttactttgacgCAATAGACCAACTCCAGTTccagttctgcttagtgctttcccttcggatcttgttttcaacttctatgagtgagatcatcctcttTTGTTTCtaaattatctcatttaacatgatttctttaagctccatcgaagatggggtaaagaaggtgagttcaccatttttaagagctgagtggtattccattgtgtatatatatatcacaacttgctcagccactcatctgttgttggacacctatattgcttccaagtttgggctattacaaattgtgctgctataaacatagacaTACTCAGATttatttggatgggtgtgttgggtttcttaggatatagccccaggagaggaattgcagggtcataaggtaggtccacttctagccttctgagagttctctagactgctctccacaggggttggactaattgaaATTCTGACCAGCAAGTACAGGTTCCAttgtccccacaagctctccagcatttgctgctgttaccttttctgatgtatgatattctcacaggagttaagtgatatctcattgttgtttttatttgcatttctctgacaatcaatgacttggaacatttagGAAATTACTCTTAAGCTGAacactaaataaaataatcagaATTAGCCAGTGCTATGAAAACAGTCATTctggggaccaggctgtggtgtacctggttgagtgcaaatgttacaatggcATTGACTTGGCTTTAAGCTCCTGttatccacctacagggggaagaagcttcactggTAATGacataggtatctctctcccaattatcttctctcccaatttctctctctatccaaatataataaagtaaataactaataatttttttaaaaaggaaaacaaaacagccATTGCAACAATGTTATCACAGAAGTAGATATGACAACTtgctgaaattattatttttagcgtttacatttttattttattttaatgagagagaactatagagagaaagatatatagagagagattgctcagctctggcttgtggtgatctgcagattgaacctgggaccttagtgcCTCAAggatgaaactctttttcataaccattgtgctgtctcctcagccccagctTGCTGAAATTATAATGCAAGTTGGTCAAGGCTTCTGAATCAGATACCAAGTCTTCAGCTGTCCAGGATCAGCCCTCTGATCTTTTAAAAAGCCCCAGGAAACacaagaaaggggagaaaaagattgaATGTAGCTATTAAAATAACATGTGGGAGTGTGCCTcttaattttataatattgtaaagcTATGTAAAATgcataatgaaaagaaaataaaagaaggaggaggagttgaaggagaaaaagaatcaaCAGTCCAAAAAACTGGAAACAAGCCAAGGGACAGCCAGACATTTGTTACTGAGCCCAGCTAGGTGTGATAAGTGAGCTCACCTTCAAGAAAGGGAAAGGGCAATGTATAGAAAAAGAAGTCATATTTGCAAATCATAACTGCTAAAGAGCTTGCATCATAAAACACACCCATAATTCAATATAAGAAGACAAATGATTCCATTAAAATGGGCAGCAGCTCTGAAAGGCTATTtatttaggaggagagagaatcagcAAAGGAAAACCAGCATCATTACTCAGCAGGGAGGTGCAGCTACCTCTGCCTGGGAACCTCTGTTAGTGCTGGTTTAACATTTAAATAATGGTGAGGTCTGGCCAGCTGACTTGAGGCTGCTTTGCATTTCAAAGGGCTTCCACTGTGTACAGACTCTCTCATAGTGAACCCCGGAACAGTACCTGGGGTGGCAGTTATTGTGTTGACAATTGGTGTGCTGACACCTGCTGTTCAAGGTCAAGGAGGATCGCCTGAATCCTTTTGGGgacctgggaagcaattacagaagccagaccttccaccttctgcaacccacaaagaccttgggtccatactcccagagggatagagaatgggagtatcaggggaggggatgggatatggagattgggtggtgggaattgtgtgaagttgtacccctcctgtcctacggttttgttaatgtctcctttattaaataaatatttaaaaaaaaaatggaggagacATCACTCCACTCCAAGAAGCTTTACTAACTatacctgctgaacatgagcaatAATGGccaaaaggaaaaggaacaaagaatgTGAGCAAAAGCAGTGTGCAGACCTGGGATGCCTTGTCTGTCTCTCCTGTTCTACCTTCCAGCCTGGCCAGTGTGTGGGTCACAGGTAGTAGGTGTCAGGAGCCCATTTTGGTGTGGGGGACAGGCAACCCTGTGACCATCAGCAAACACATCCAGGGCCATGAAGGAGGGACATTAAGGCAAGCAAGCAGAATAAGGTACTGTGACAGGAGGCAAAAAGAATCTCACATCAAGGTTGCAAGGTGTTTGGTTCCTGGAAAGTTCTCGGTCTCAGGGTTTAGCACCGCCACCCAAGTCCATCGGCCTTCTGAGTGCAGAGGAGCTTGGCGATGGCATTCTTCATGTCCTTGTTCCTCAGGCTATAGATGATGGGGTTGAGGAAGGGGGCTAGGATGACAAAGGTGACAGCAATGACTGTGTCCCAGAACACCGAGTAGGTGGCTGAGAAGCGCAGGTACATGACAGCCACGCTGCCAAAAAATAGCAAGAAGACGGCCAAGTGGGCTGCACACGTGGAGAAGGCTTTGTGCCGACCCTCAGCAGAGGGCATGCCcaggatgatggtgatgatgcgCACATAGGACAGGGCAATGACCAGGAAGGAGCCCAGGATCTCGGCTGCATGCACGGCATCAACAATTACCACCAGGGACGTGTCTGTGCAGGCCAGGCGCAGTACAGGTGTGAAGTCGCAGAAGATCTGCTGCACCTGGTTGGAGCCACAGAAGGGCAGTGTGGCCATCCAAGCAATTTCAGGGAGCACCAGGAGGAAGCTACAGAGGCAGGAACCTACCGTGAGCTGGGCACACAGCCGGGGTGTCATCATGGTGGGGTAGCGGAGCGGGCTGCAGATGGCCAGGTAGCGGTCCACAGCCATGGCAGTCAGCACACAGCCCTCAGAGATGCCCAGCGAGTGAAAGAAGTACATCTGTAGCAGGCAGCCGGTCAAGGAGATGGTCTTCTGCTCACTCAGCAGGCTGGAGAGCATCTTGGGGATGGTGCTGGTGGTGTACCAGACCTCCAGGAAGGAGAGGACGCTGATGAAGAAGTACATAGGTGTGTGTAGAGCCTTGTCCTGCTGGACTGCAATGAATATTATCAGGTTCCCAGAGAGGATGAAAATATAAACAAGAAGCAAGGGCACAAAAAAAAGGAGGCCGCCTTCATGCAGGCTTGGGAACACAGTGAAGAGGAACTCGGTCACCATGGTCCTATTGCTGCTGGCCACCAACAGTACCATCTGCAAAGAAGAAAAGGACATTTTCCACACACCTCTTTCTTCTGCTACCATTCCATGGTGGACTCTAGGACCTGGACAGGCCAGTAATTGTGCTCCATGCCCCACGTAGCAGATATACTTGATTTGAGGCCTGAAGATGactttttgtgtgtgggggggggatgtcaATACCTTAAATGAAAACCTTTGCTAGTTctctggaagatttttttttttgctgatgtaACCACTTTCACTTGTGAGTGCTACTCCTCACTCTTTGTCCCTCTATGTTTTTCTTAAAATGTAGAGTgctaaaagtgcaaggactggctcaaggatcctgtttggagcccctggctccccaactgcagggggtggcttcacaagtggtgaagcgggtctgcaagtgtttttctctccccctctctgttttcccctcctctctccatttctctctgccctatccaacaacaacatcaataacagtaacaataataacaagggcaacaaaaagggaataagtaaataaataaaattttaaaaatagaacaaaaaatgtGGAGTGCTCTCCACACCCATACTGAAGAGAagtgaatttaaaaataacataaaagcaCGATAAGAAGTCTCTTCCAATATTTGCTTATGTTCTCCtcacctctttttaattttaattttattttgctgccacctgggttatcattGTGGCTCTGTGCCTACATGGTGACTCCATTGTTTCCAGTAGCCAttgttttatagaggcagagagtatagggggagagatggggatagagaaaagaaagaaagagggagacagtaaGATAAAAgggaggtgagggagggaggagggagagacctacagcatggttttaccactcatggagcttcccttcAGGtgtgaactggaggcttgaacccaagtccttgtgcatagtaatgcgaGCTTTCTACCAGGTGCATGAACACCCATCCCTCTCCTCATGTTTTCTAGCCTTGATATCTAATCTGAGTCTttgttccttttccattttcctgttttatttacttatttataatttattattgaagagagacagaaactgagaggggagagggagatagggagagagacaatggaacacctgcagccctgcttcaccagtggtgaagcttttctcatacaggtgggaaccaggggcttgaatctgtgtccttgcaaACTGCAATATGTGCAGTTAATCAGATGCTCCCCTGTTTGACATTTTCCTTTTGGTTTTATGGTAACATGTCTGTTTCTCATTAGCTGCTAATTACCAGAGTGTCAGAAAATACTCATCTCCTTCTCTGCTTCCTCTGTaagttctccctccccttttcttgtGGTGACTGATGTTGACAGTTGCTCTGTAGACTCTCCTGTACCTGGTTAGAACTGAGAGAATCGTGAACAAGTGAATTCTAGACAAAGAATTCTAATTTAATCCCATACCTCCAGCAAGAGTCATGACTaagacaaaaacaaagggaaTTCTGCATGCAAAATCTCCTCTCTCACAGCAATGGCTGTCTGGGGAAGAGGTTAGTTTCTTAAAGCTAAGAAATCAGCTTCTCAATCAGCTGCTGTAGTACTGAGACCAGCTTGCTACCTATGATGAAGAAAGGCCAAGTTAACTGTTCGCAGGGCTAGTTATCGTTGGCGATCAGGTGTGCATTGCTCTGACCTTGATCACTTTAGCATCTTTCCCGCTGGTCTTCCCACTTCCAAAATACAACAGGTGGACACTCCTGGGCCTACCTTTTACCTCTCCTTTTTACAACTATTCACAGATCACCCCCAATGATCTCATCTCATGCTCATAGTATTTTCTGATCTGATTCCAATTGAACTTTAGAGTTAAAGGTCTTTCTATACACTCATCCATTTGGCCAGGTAGAACCCATATTCTCTGTTTCTACTTCGGCTCATATCTTTTTGCTTTCCCACTTTCTTGAACTCTTCTTATCAGAGTCCTAGTGGTCAGTGCTGAATGTCTCACTGCTCCTTTCCATCTAGGAATCTCCTTTCCTCTGCCCTGCAAGAGGGCTTGATCCTTTCTTAGTTTCAGACTTTTAACACAACTTTctagcattttatttttcttatttttctaagatttatttgaTAGATTAGGGAAGTAGGACA
Above is a genomic segment from Erinaceus europaeus chromosome 9, mEriEur2.1, whole genome shotgun sequence containing:
- the LOC103120215 gene encoding olfactory receptor 6K6, coding for MVLLVASSNRTMVTEFLFTVFPSLHEGGLLFFVPLLLVYIFILSGNLIIFIAVQQDKALHTPMYFFISVLSFLEVWYTTSTIPKMLSSLLSEQKTISLTGCLLQMYFFHSLGISEGCVLTAMAVDRYLAICSPLRYPTMMTPRLCAQLTVGSCLCSFLLVLPEIAWMATLPFCGSNQVQQIFCDFTPVLRLACTDTSLVVIVDAVHAAEILGSFLVIALSYVRIITIILGMPSAEGRHKAFSTCAAHLAVFLLFFGSVAVMYLRFSATYSVFWDTVIAVTFVILAPFLNPIIYSLRNKDMKNAIAKLLCTQKADGLGWRC